The proteins below are encoded in one region of Williamsoniiplasma luminosum:
- a CDS encoding BspA family leucine-rich repeat surface protein, with amino-acid sequence MKKLLSILGTLGLVSTSATAIVSFAKLPRTNIPAVLTIITREQLTKLIANANTLTNQEQSKPIASYKLLHEAIGEANGTLDIYINETENFNVLTEAYERLTAAMDLFKQTDDELVNIEILKNRIANANSLLEQNPKKLPTEKTKLKNLITEIETVASKTSLRKDQGLINENVFKLQTAMLGFLNSTNEFADYTQLKNALNKASQALIDYPKKDLRAATGLNRAIVEGKKVVNKQYTTADQDLVEQATIRLNKAIEAYINAGKQKANVDTLQQLVIDAQKISQDLKPKSSWIGLQTKIMHAQGIVDAEPTFDQQSKIDQEVQDLQRIMKDFNNILNQEADLTWLKANIKMASKLTQKNKRDQDWKLLKAAIDQAEKYIENKLTVDKQDEVDQKTEDLWQATLKFISTADRINLASVIFYKTSLGVLKDNNIPTIKEKLQAQFPKLKEGRDYIMGQVELFNGTGEFSLKLTGVNDYLATTVVTFVLDIENLRYELDDLVNTKKDFWTAHQLQLAIEKKNFDQKNALRVIETKYSENPKVKRFKVQAYDKYDFSKYKGELTLYQVLDRENQDKTIYLDKNDDIKAINDSAPEGIEEFINIGWDKNGNAYQLPKTVKQVPNYISPKIESTKNLFLEAKTFNGDISKWNTSNITNMMQMFGGAEIFNGDISNWNTSNVTNMYQMFGGAYRFNNNISNWNTSNVTNMGGMFLYAYRFSQDLSKWDVQKVTNKFEFDDGTPATWKQEQKPKFN; translated from the coding sequence ATGAAAAAGCTATTAAGTATATTAGGAACTTTAGGACTTGTTTCAACAAGTGCAACAGCGATTGTTTCTTTTGCTAAATTACCAAGAACTAATATTCCTGCAGTTCTTACAATAATAACTAGAGAACAATTAACTAAATTAATTGCTAATGCTAACACATTGACAAATCAAGAACAAAGCAAACCAATTGCTTCATACAAACTATTGCATGAAGCAATTGGAGAAGCTAACGGGACTTTGGATATCTATATCAATGAAACAGAAAACTTTAATGTCTTAACTGAAGCTTATGAAAGATTAACAGCGGCAATGGATCTTTTTAAGCAAACTGATGATGAATTAGTCAACATAGAAATTTTAAAAAATCGAATTGCTAATGCAAATAGTCTGCTTGAACAAAATCCGAAAAAATTACCAACAGAAAAAACAAAATTAAAAAACCTAATTACAGAAATAGAAACTGTGGCATCTAAAACTTCATTAAGAAAAGATCAAGGGTTAATCAATGAAAATGTTTTTAAATTACAAACTGCAATGCTTGGTTTTTTGAATTCAACTAATGAATTTGCAGATTATACTCAATTAAAGAATGCACTCAATAAAGCGAGTCAAGCTTTGATTGATTATCCTAAAAAAGATCTTAGAGCAGCAACGGGGTTAAATCGTGCAATTGTTGAGGGGAAAAAAGTTGTTAATAAGCAATACACAACAGCCGATCAAGACCTTGTAGAACAAGCGACAATCAGATTAAACAAAGCAATTGAAGCATACATTAATGCAGGTAAACAAAAAGCGAATGTTGACACACTACAACAATTAGTCATTGATGCTCAAAAAATTTCACAAGATTTAAAACCAAAGTCATCATGAATAGGATTACAAACAAAAATTATGCATGCTCAAGGAATTGTTGATGCTGAACCAACATTTGACCAACAAAGCAAAATTGATCAAGAAGTTCAAGACTTACAACGAATCATGAAAGATTTTAATAACATATTAAATCAAGAAGCTGATTTAACATGATTAAAAGCAAATATTAAAATGGCTAGCAAGCTGACTCAAAAAAATAAACGTGATCAAGATTGGAAACTTTTAAAAGCTGCCATTGATCAGGCTGAAAAATATATCGAGAACAAATTAACAGTAGATAAACAAGATGAAGTTGATCAAAAGACTGAGGATTTATGACAAGCAACTTTAAAGTTTATCAGTACAGCAGACCGAATTAACCTAGCAAGTGTTATCTTTTACAAAACCTCGCTTGGTGTTTTGAAAGATAACAATATACCAACTATTAAAGAAAAGTTACAAGCTCAATTTCCTAAACTTAAAGAAGGACGAGATTATATAATGGGTCAAGTTGAACTATTTAATGGCACTGGGGAATTTAGTCTTAAACTAACAGGGGTTAATGATTATCTTGCAACAACAGTTGTGACTTTTGTTTTAGATATTGAAAACCTTAGATATGAACTTGATGATCTTGTGAATACAAAAAAAGATTTTTGAACAGCTCATCAATTGCAACTAGCAATTGAAAAGAAAAATTTTGATCAAAAGAATGCATTAAGAGTAATTGAAACTAAATATAGTGAAAACCCAAAAGTTAAACGTTTTAAAGTTCAAGCATATGACAAATATGATTTCAGCAAATATAAAGGTGAATTAACTCTCTATCAAGTTTTAGATCGAGAGAATCAAGATAAAACTATTTATCTTGATAAAAATGATGACATCAAAGCAATTAATGACAGTGCTCCTGAAGGGATTGAAGAATTTATCAATATTGGTTGAGATAAAAATGGTAATGCTTATCAGTTGCCTAAAACTGTTAAGCAAGTTCCTAATTATATTAGTCCAAAAATAGAAAGCACAAAAAACTTGTTTTTAGAAGCAAAAACATTTAATGGAGATATTTCAAAATGAAATACTTCAAATATCACAAACATGATGCAAATGTTTGGCGGAGCTGAAATCTTTAATGGAGACATTTCAAACTGAAACACTTCAAATGTCACAAACATGTATCAAATGTTTGGAGGTGCTTACCGTTTTAATAATAATATTTCAAACTGAAACACTTCAAATGTTACTAATATGGGAGGAATGTTTCTATACGCCTATCGATTTAGTCAAGATCTATCTAAATGAGACGTTCAAAAAGTCACAAATAAGTTCGAATTTGACGATGGCACCCCAGCAACATGAAAACAAGAACAAAAACCAAAATTTAACTAA
- a CDS encoding BspA family leucine-rich repeat surface protein — MKKLLSLLGTLGLVSTSATAVISLTTIPKSKEGEEAPEVTALKKLIIEAEELVKNEGQDKTNEANKKLFNAIGEAKGTLEIYENTKENGDALSNATTTLEQAMNKFKDSNSNAYAEITRLNTRIEQAENIIKGYEEQGQGEQKPPAPETSFKTRNLDETQPETKPAKADPIEALKKALEEAKDVLGGKDKLPMSKQNDVNLAANNLQNAMLIYKGNEKSVDKSKLTAAYQEGNSYWGSDAGHKHNNIARGTFEIVLKGAFQILISSELSGVEGQKVVDGWTQKVEEAFVIFKDSNKEKAKNLPNLKTLLEEAKTIAKLDKHRYKNKESRKEFEEKIATAQGIVNGEPSIDREKFVEAKIKELEAAIKTFEAAENEPANIETFKTTIEQATKLQNGNKDKKRPGDIKTFEAALKRATEFLGTSPTIDKQGEVENEHEILWDAMLHFAGQKNRSYIQLYIPAYTSLGLLPNNDKDTVKNAIIEKFKDTPVKEGDDYTIGDPTIDDVDKGDVAKWYVKIEGIGNYRSNSILIFTLPIGHIQKEIEDMIHSSKEIWKIGPLQKAIEDKKIDRKNAIEVDTEFEYADIGVKRFSIKANEKSNYSRYKGGFIVDQILNRETQSLTMYLDIWGNLKWIDGVAPEGTKEIVNLGWDKTGKAYKMPSTVQKVPKYVSPNITNMDSMFEGAKDFNQDLSGWDVSKVTSYKDFDKDATAWTLPKPNFVHNI; from the coding sequence ATGAAAAAATTATTAAGTTTATTAGGAACTCTTGGACTAGTCTCAACAAGTGCAACAGCTGTCATTTCTTTGACGACCATTCCAAAAAGCAAAGAAGGGGAAGAAGCGCCTGAAGTAACTGCTTTAAAAAAATTAATAATAGAAGCTGAAGAATTAGTAAAAAATGAAGGTCAAGATAAAACTAATGAAGCTAATAAAAAGTTATTTAATGCAATTGGAGAAGCTAAAGGTACTTTAGAAATCTATGAAAATACAAAAGAAAATGGAGATGCCTTGAGTAATGCTACTACTACTTTAGAACAAGCCATGAATAAATTCAAAGATTCAAATAGTAATGCTTATGCAGAAATAACAAGATTGAATACACGAATTGAACAAGCTGAAAACATTATTAAAGGTTATGAAGAGCAAGGTCAAGGTGAACAAAAACCTCCCGCACCAGAAACTTCATTTAAAACAAGAAATTTAGATGAAACCCAACCAGAAACCAAACCAGCAAAGGCTGATCCTATAGAAGCGTTAAAAAAAGCACTAGAAGAAGCTAAAGATGTTTTGGGTGGTAAAGATAAACTACCTATGTCAAAACAGAACGATGTGAATTTAGCAGCAAACAACTTGCAAAACGCGATGCTCATTTATAAAGGGAATGAAAAATCAGTAGATAAATCTAAGTTAACTGCTGCATATCAAGAAGGAAACAGTTATTGGGGTTCTGATGCTGGACACAAACATAATAACATAGCAAGAGGGACATTTGAAATAGTACTGAAGGGTGCATTCCAGATCCTTATTTCATCTGAACTATCAGGTGTTGAAGGACAAAAAGTGGTTGATGGATGAACCCAAAAAGTAGAAGAAGCTTTTGTAATATTTAAAGATTCAAATAAAGAGAAGGCAAAAAATCTTCCAAATTTAAAGACATTGTTAGAAGAAGCCAAGACAATTGCTAAATTAGACAAGCACCGTTATAAAAATAAAGAGTCTCGTAAAGAGTTTGAAGAAAAAATTGCGACTGCCCAAGGAATTGTTAATGGTGAACCCTCAATCGATAGGGAAAAATTTGTCGAAGCAAAAATAAAAGAATTAGAAGCGGCTATCAAAACTTTTGAAGCGGCTGAGAATGAGCCAGCAAATATTGAAACGTTTAAAACAACAATTGAACAAGCAACAAAATTACAAAACGGCAATAAAGATAAAAAAAGACCAGGTGATATTAAAACATTCGAAGCTGCTCTTAAAAGAGCAACGGAATTTTTAGGAACAAGCCCAACTATCGATAAACAAGGTGAAGTTGAAAATGAACATGAAATTTTATGAGATGCTATGCTTCATTTTGCAGGACAAAAGAATAGATCATATATTCAACTTTATATCCCTGCTTATACCAGTCTTGGTCTATTGCCAAACAATGATAAAGATACAGTGAAAAATGCAATAATTGAAAAATTTAAAGATACACCTGTTAAAGAAGGGGATGACTATACAATTGGAGATCCTACAATAGATGATGTAGATAAAGGCGATGTAGCAAAATGATATGTCAAAATTGAAGGTATTGGTAATTATAGAAGCAATTCAATTTTAATTTTCACTTTACCTATCGGACACATTCAAAAAGAAATTGAAGACATGATTCATTCTTCAAAAGAAATTTGAAAGATTGGTCCTTTACAAAAAGCTATTGAAGATAAAAAAATAGATAGAAAAAATGCAATTGAAGTAGATACAGAATTTGAATATGCAGATATTGGGGTTAAAAGATTTTCAATTAAAGCAAATGAAAAATCTAACTATAGTAGATATAAAGGTGGATTCATTGTTGATCAAATTTTAAATAGAGAAACTCAAAGTCTAACAATGTATTTAGATATATGAGGTAACCTAAAATGAATAGATGGTGTTGCTCCTGAAGGAACTAAGGAAATTGTTAATTTAGGTTGAGATAAAACTGGTAAAGCATACAAAATGCCTTCAACTGTTCAAAAAGTTCCAAAATATGTTAGTCCAAACATAACTAACATGGATAGTATGTTTGAAGGAGCGAAAGACTTTAATCAAGATCTATCAGGCTGAGATGTTTCAAAAGTTACATCATATAAAGATTTTGACAAAGATGCAACTGCTTGAACCTTACCAAAACCAAACTTTGTACATAATATTTAA
- a CDS encoding BspA family leucine-rich repeat surface protein, with protein sequence MKKLLTIFASVFLVVPTTLLVVSCGTQLISISNFQTDLGAINQLNKEAIIKAFQKVNPNYKMSSADIDVNFDSLEFEKSDSPENRIYYVQLEGKTTFVGTHIVHFKLNLANLEKLKQLINQANNVKKEIVMNDEWFTFSEQIGYAEGVASVAPTINKEAEVAETCQKLEDAIDWFETCGRKTVDLWMLKENIKTAQEVLTTTKKDDDCKKTLQEAITLAQSKIEETKNWNAVDHQDDINKAANSLWAAILAFVIKPDIYNYNVQQSNQKNVDLIVENQTNPLRKNVPEKTNPLVLEDDSKSIKSGDLENTNNTTKQQLETLINKAKDIKQNDKGFDKYAELKKAIGHAQGVSAIYQNELNHPYILEDALEYLQAAMRKFDRQQDIKAIEATENLQTRITEANDALKNTKYKSEDAVKKLNNAVIEASKIVKSNLGISQEDEVFKAIKTLQSAIIKFYSAINVFDLKELNKTIDEANALPKKVNKTEEATRWFNEVIQQTEDDAKNLTFENQNQIKNYIDQLTKAMERFERSPNKTDIKTVIKNKNLDRIPNNDEESIRKAILKKNPDAKDAKFDIEVLNNNNVEITGTWNHFGTINVQYTLIQQITELEYKLKEILNSKMTEFWTDDQLQKAIDDAKFDIKDGIKVQKVNEWDTHGLQKWKFIGQAQSDNEFNYASSIEIYFVKNRDTNSKTIYFDHIYNKMYSVERSAPRHIEEILHIGWDKNGQAHVMPDHIKKVPIYISPKITKLDGLFKHAFAGSVDLSRWDTSHVTSMQEMFFMSANFESDLSNWNTINVTNMKEMFYGAQHFNSDISKWKTDNVTDMTEMFKITMAFRQDLSGWNVQKVKHHENFAIASGIESFPEIHPKWVM encoded by the coding sequence ATGAAAAAATTATTAACTATATTTGCAAGTGTGTTTTTAGTTGTTCCAACCACTTTGCTTGTTGTTAGTTGTGGAACTCAATTAATCTCAATTAGTAATTTTCAAACTGATCTAGGTGCCATTAATCAATTGAATAAAGAAGCAATTATTAAAGCATTTCAGAAGGTAAATCCAAATTACAAAATGAGTAGTGCTGATATAGATGTTAATTTTGATTCATTAGAATTCGAAAAATCAGACAGCCCTGAGAATAGAATTTATTATGTTCAATTAGAAGGAAAAACTACATTTGTTGGGACACATATAGTTCATTTTAAACTTAACTTAGCAAATTTAGAAAAATTAAAACAATTAATTAACCAAGCAAATAATGTTAAAAAAGAGATTGTAATGAATGACGAATGATTTACATTTTCTGAACAAATCGGGTATGCCGAAGGAGTTGCTAGTGTTGCTCCAACAATTAATAAAGAAGCTGAAGTTGCAGAAACTTGTCAAAAATTAGAAGATGCAATTGATTGATTTGAAACTTGTGGTCGTAAAACAGTTGATTTATGAATGTTAAAAGAAAATATTAAAACAGCACAAGAAGTTTTAACAACAACTAAAAAAGACGATGATTGCAAAAAGACTTTACAAGAGGCCATTACTTTAGCACAATCCAAGATAGAAGAAACTAAAAACTGAAACGCTGTGGATCACCAAGATGATATAAACAAAGCTGCTAATTCATTGTGAGCAGCCATTCTTGCTTTTGTGATCAAACCAGATATTTATAATTATAATGTTCAACAATCAAATCAAAAGAATGTTGATTTGATTGTTGAAAACCAAACAAACCCTTTAAGAAAAAATGTTCCAGAAAAAACTAATCCATTAGTTTTAGAGGATGATAGTAAATCTATTAAGAGTGGTGATTTAGAAAACACAAATAATACAACAAAACAACAATTAGAAACTTTAATCAACAAAGCCAAAGATATTAAACAAAATGATAAAGGCTTTGACAAGTATGCAGAATTGAAAAAAGCTATTGGTCATGCACAAGGTGTGAGTGCTATTTATCAGAATGAATTAAATCATCCATACATTTTAGAAGATGCCCTTGAATATTTACAAGCTGCAATGAGAAAATTTGATCGTCAACAAGATATTAAAGCAATTGAAGCAACAGAAAATTTACAAACTAGAATAACTGAAGCTAATGACGCTTTAAAAAATACAAAGTATAAATCAGAAGATGCAGTTAAAAAATTAAATAATGCAGTTATAGAAGCAAGTAAAATTGTGAAGTCTAATTTGGGAATTAGCCAAGAAGATGAAGTTTTTAAAGCAATAAAAACATTACAATCAGCCATCATTAAATTCTATAGTGCTATTAATGTATTTGATCTTAAAGAATTAAATAAAACAATTGATGAAGCAAATGCTTTACCAAAAAAAGTAAATAAAACTGAAGAAGCAACAAGATGATTTAATGAAGTAATTCAACAAACAGAAGATGATGCTAAAAATTTAACATTTGAAAACCAAAATCAAATTAAAAATTATATTGACCAATTAACCAAGGCAATGGAAAGATTTGAAAGAAGTCCAAACAAAACTGATATTAAAACAGTTATTAAAAATAAGAATCTAGATCGCATTCCAAATAATGATGAAGAATCAATTAGAAAAGCAATTCTTAAAAAGAATCCAGATGCTAAGGATGCAAAATTTGATATCGAAGTTTTAAACAATAACAATGTAGAAATTACTGGAACTTGAAATCATTTTGGAACAATAAATGTCCAATACACATTAATTCAACAAATCACAGAACTTGAATATAAATTAAAAGAAATTTTAAATTCTAAAATGACAGAATTTTGAACCGATGATCAATTGCAAAAAGCAATTGATGATGCAAAATTTGATATAAAAGACGGAATTAAGGTACAAAAAGTTAATGAATGAGATACACATGGTCTTCAAAAATGAAAATTCATTGGTCAAGCACAAAGTGATAATGAATTTAATTATGCTTCATCAATTGAAATTTATTTTGTCAAAAATAGAGATACAAATTCAAAAACGATCTATTTTGACCACATTTATAACAAAATGTATTCAGTAGAACGTAGTGCTCCAAGGCATATTGAAGAAATTCTTCATATTGGTTGAGATAAAAATGGGCAAGCACATGTAATGCCTGATCATATTAAAAAAGTTCCAATTTACATTAGTCCTAAGATAACTAAACTAGATGGATTGTTTAAACATGCATTTGCAGGCAGTGTGGATCTTTCAAGATGAGATACCTCACATGTAACTAGTATGCAAGAAATGTTTTTCATGTCTGCAAATTTTGAGAGTGATCTTTCAAACTGAAACACAATCAATGTAACTAACATGAAAGAAATGTTTTATGGTGCTCAGCACTTTAATAGTGATATTTCAAAATGAAAGACTGATAATGTAACTGACATGACTGAAATGTTTAAAATAACAATGGCATTTAGACAAGATCTTTCGGGTTGAAATGTTCAAAAAGTTAAACATCATGAAAATTTTGCAATAGCTTCAGGAATTGAATCTTTCCCTGAAATACACCCAAAATGAGTAATGTAA
- a CDS encoding BspA family leucine-rich repeat surface protein, which yields MKKLLSILVGISLVVPTTLLVVSCGHKIINLKSLKTNIGGIDGLDKKYIIGGIKKANPNYTFNQDDLIINFDSFKHETDTICSIEVDGQNMFASSFTVEFTLNSADLNALEAKIEEAAKLVESNTYSTMINSAKFTLYQEIGYGKGIVKTKPLAHKQDEIGDAIAKLDAAIFDFTRADREVVDVFMLGANINSYGKVKTDRKDPKDPAIEAMKQAFEEAKNIYQKAKSWDNSKEHRNAVDKAAEHLWSTIFGVIMLPNVDNQRPNVENGNLTRSNLNDRMLGDVLEQNQDSQQLAPRANDIELNANKLDAVDNPKLDTFENLIQQANKIEQKDKGFVQYAELKKAIGLAEGIDSVYENEIENEGVLSKAIDDLQKAINDFNDPIKNPDLKAVKASKKLNALLAEANQVSSSKHFKPEQVTNNLTDAIIKANDVGIADLGISREKEVYQAINKLQLAILEFYQADNKFVDYSRLDTTLATAKGLLFGDKNNKLHAVVDHLEREIKKAEHIREQNLLADQEAQVTQVTKTLSEAYEAFIKSESNKVDIKKVITTTNLGRVKNNQEETIRRIVIKENPEIKLQGLDIEIINETSAKIKGNYDYVGEVIVNYTIIPSVAKVETPIVKILNTKMTDLWKQSDLQKAINQANLDVEGGITVEEDKTLNESYIQRWKVTGNGSDDNTFKYASEIDLYFIKNRDTNSNTIYLDGNNKIQVTSTWAPEGTKEIINIGWNGNGWRNTLPDSVEKVPNYISPKIISLSQALAYKPKFNSDISNWDTSNVVNMEALFMGATSFNQDISKWNTSKVTTVEGMFWSARAFNQDLSKWDVSNVTNTNLYDNMADVWNKDFRPKFNK from the coding sequence ATGAAAAAGTTATTAAGTATATTAGTGGGTATATCCTTGGTTGTTCCAACCACTTTGCTTGTGGTTAGTTGCGGACATAAAATCATCAATTTAAAAAGTTTAAAGACAAATATCGGTGGGATAGATGGATTAGACAAAAAATATATTATTGGAGGCATTAAAAAGGCCAATCCAAACTATACATTTAACCAAGATGATCTAATTATTAATTTTGATTCATTTAAACATGAAACAGATACTATTTGTTCAATTGAGGTAGATGGGCAAAACATGTTTGCCAGTTCATTTACAGTTGAATTCACACTTAATTCAGCAGACTTAAATGCTTTAGAAGCAAAAATTGAAGAGGCTGCAAAGCTAGTTGAATCTAATACATATTCAACAATGATTAACTCAGCAAAATTCACGCTTTATCAAGAAATTGGATATGGAAAAGGAATTGTTAAAACTAAACCGTTGGCTCATAAACAAGATGAAATTGGAGATGCTATTGCGAAATTAGATGCAGCAATTTTTGATTTTACAAGGGCTGACAGAGAAGTGGTTGATGTCTTTATGTTGGGTGCAAATATCAATTCTTATGGAAAAGTTAAAACTGACCGAAAGGACCCAAAAGATCCTGCCATTGAAGCAATGAAACAAGCATTCGAAGAAGCTAAAAATATTTATCAAAAAGCAAAATCTTGAGATAACAGCAAAGAACATCGAAACGCGGTAGATAAAGCAGCAGAGCATTTATGATCAACAATCTTTGGTGTGATTATGTTACCAAACGTTGACAACCAAAGACCTAATGTGGAAAATGGAAACTTAACAAGAAGTAATTTAAATGATAGAATGTTGGGTGATGTATTAGAACAAAATCAAGATAGTCAGCAATTAGCTCCAAGAGCTAATGATATTGAATTAAATGCTAATAAATTAGATGCTGTTGACAACCCAAAACTAGATACATTTGAAAATTTAATTCAGCAAGCCAATAAGATTGAACAAAAAGATAAAGGTTTTGTTCAATATGCTGAATTGAAAAAAGCGATTGGGCTTGCCGAAGGAATTGATAGTGTTTATGAAAACGAAATAGAAAACGAAGGTGTTTTATCTAAAGCAATTGACGATTTACAAAAAGCAATTAATGACTTTAATGATCCAATTAAAAACCCAGATCTAAAAGCAGTTAAGGCTTCTAAAAAATTAAATGCTTTATTAGCTGAAGCTAATCAAGTTTCAAGTTCAAAACACTTTAAACCAGAACAAGTAACAAATAATTTAACTGATGCAATCATCAAAGCTAATGATGTTGGCATTGCTGATCTTGGAATTAGTCGAGAAAAAGAAGTTTATCAAGCAATCAACAAATTACAGTTGGCAATTCTTGAGTTCTATCAAGCAGATAATAAATTTGTTGATTACAGCCGATTAGATACAACACTTGCAACAGCCAAAGGTTTACTTTTTGGTGATAAAAATAACAAACTCCATGCAGTTGTTGATCATTTAGAACGAGAAATTAAAAAAGCAGAACATATCCGCGAGCAAAATTTATTAGCAGATCAAGAAGCGCAAGTCACACAAGTGACAAAAACATTAAGTGAAGCTTATGAAGCATTTATCAAGTCAGAAAGTAATAAAGTTGATATTAAAAAAGTGATTACAACGACTAATCTAGGACGTGTAAAAAATAATCAAGAAGAAACAATTAGAAGAATAGTTATTAAGGAAAACCCAGAAATTAAATTACAAGGATTAGATATTGAAATCATTAATGAAACTAGTGCAAAAATTAAAGGGAATTATGACTATGTTGGAGAAGTTATTGTGAATTACACTATTATCCCTTCAGTTGCCAAAGTTGAAACCCCAATAGTAAAAATTTTGAATACAAAAATGACAGATCTTTGAAAGCAATCTGATTTACAAAAAGCAATTAATCAAGCAAATTTAGATGTTGAAGGTGGAATTACTGTTGAAGAAGATAAGACTTTAAATGAATCATATATTCAGCGATGAAAAGTTACCGGGAATGGAAGTGATGATAACACCTTTAAGTACGCTTCAGAAATTGATCTCTATTTTATCAAAAATAGAGACACCAATTCTAATACTATTTATTTAGATGGAAATAATAAGATTCAAGTGACTTCAACTTGGGCTCCTGAAGGAACAAAAGAAATTATTAATATTGGTTGAAATGGCAATGGATGAAGAAATACTCTGCCTGATTCTGTTGAAAAGGTGCCTAACTATATCAGTCCAAAAATAATTAGTTTGTCTCAGGCTTTAGCTTATAAACCAAAGTTTAATAGTGATATATCTAATTGAGACACATCAAATGTAGTTAATATGGAAGCATTGTTTATGGGAGCTACATCATTCAATCAAGATATTTCAAAGTGAAATACTTCAAAAGTAACTACTGTGGAAGGAATGTTTTGATCAGCCAGAGCATTTAATCAAGATCTATCCAAATGAGATGTTTCGAATGTTACAAACACTAATCTATACGATAATATGGCTGATGTTTGAAACAAAGATTTTAGACCAAAATTTAATAAATAA